In Nyctibius grandis isolate bNycGra1 chromosome 6, bNycGra1.pri, whole genome shotgun sequence, a single genomic region encodes these proteins:
- the MGST2 gene encoding microsomal glutathione S-transferase 2 translates to MAGDFILLAAVSLLSAFQQCHFAWLVGKSRMKHKVMPPAVTGAPEFDRTFRAQQNCVEFYPIFLTVLWTAGWFFNQELASFLGLLHIFARYKYFHGYVQTVKGRLTGFYLNLVILICLITLGAAGIVNSFLDEYLDFSIMKKLRKSF, encoded by the exons ATGGCTGGTGATTTCATTCTGCTTGCGGCCgtctctcttctttctgccttcCAGCAAT GTCATTTTGCTTGGCTGGTGGGGAAATCAAGAATGAAGCACAAGGTCATGCCCCCAGCTGTCACTGGAGCTCCAGAATTTGACAGAACATTTCGTGCACA ACAAAACTGTGTGGAGTTTTACCCAATATTCCTGACTGTCCTCTGGACTGCAGGATGGTTTTTTAATCAAG aattggcttcctttctgggtcTGCTGCACATATTTGCCCGCTACAAGTACTTCCATGGTTATGTACAGACTGTGAAAGGAAG GTTAACAGGGTTTTATTTGAATTTGGTAATTCTGATTTGCTTGATAACCCTGGGTGCAGCTGGGATTGTTAACAGCTTTCTGGATGAATACCTGGACTTCAGCATTATGAAGAAACTACGTAAATCGTTCTGA